The sequence AGCGTACAACAGATCGGCGGCCCGCGTTGGAAACGTACGATCCAGCGTCTTGGCCTGTGGCACATAGCCAATGCGGCGCACCGGGCGCTGCGCCGGCGCGTGCCCCCATAGGTGCACGGTGCCCGTCGCCGCAGGAAGCAGGTCGAGCAAAACCTTCAGAATCGTCGTTTTGCCTGCTCCGTTCGGTCCTACGAGCGCCACAAAGTCGCCAGCATGCGCCGTAAAATGCACATTCCGCACCACCAACTGATGCCCCCGCCGCACCGACAAGTCGGCAATACGAACAGGCGGCGGCGAAGCATCAGGCATGGACGATTTCGAGCGCAATGAAAAGCAGGCAGCGGGCCAACGGGCGGTGCGGGCGTAACGGACGTGTACTGCGCGCATTCTTCGTGGCACCTCACGCCCGTTGGCTCGTGTGAAAGTCCCGATGGCTCGTCATCGTTCCATTCATTGATGCTCCGGTTTCATGATTAAAACGCTGTTCGTCATTCTCCACATTATCACAGCCGCAGCGTGGTTCGGGCTAGGGCTGCGCCTGAGCAGCCGCGTGCGGGACGTGCTGAACCAGTCGGGGCAAGCGGCCAAAGCGCTTGCTGAAGATACCGGTCAGACGGTGCGCTTCATGACGCTTTTTGCCGTACTCACACTGGTCTTTTCCTATGCGGCCTTCTTTTGGGCAGGCGGCTTCACCAATCCGGCGTATGGGCCGCAGTATCATGCTGCCACATCGCTGATTGTGGTGCTGGTGCTGGTGCAGTGGTTCGCCATTCGTGGCGGGTGGCAAACGATTCAAGCAGCGGTTACGACCGGAGCCGAAGGCTCACTCGACGGTGCGCGCAAACGCGTCGTCATTGGGACGGGCGTAGGGCACCTGCTGTGGCTCGTGCTCTTGGTTCTGATGTTCTGGACGCCGCTCATGGCATAACCGGCACAGCGCGCACTGCACGAAACGATGCAACGAAAAAAGCCCGAAGCCTCAGTGTGGGCCTCGGGCTTTTCTGTGGATACGGGGTGCGCGCAAGACGCCGCGTTAGACGGACACATCAACCGATGCCGTCGAGCGAACAGCGCCTTGCTCGTAGGCTTCCGTTTTGCGGTCGGGCAGGAAGAAGCGCTTGGCCGGCGCATCCTGCAGCAGCTCTTTGTCGAGGGAAGCCATGAGGATGATGGCTTCGCCCTGCGGGGCCTTGGCCACGACCCGGCCCAGCGGGTCGGCCACCACCGAGCCGCCGTCAAAGAACAGGCGGTCTTCGCGGCCCAACCGGTTGGCGCCGGCAACAAAATATCCCTGCTGGAATGCGGCCGTTTTTACTTCGGCTGCGGGTACGCCGCGGGCCCACCGCTTGCCCGCGCGCGACTGCGGTACGGCCACGATTTCGGCCCCATGTTCGGCAAGCCCCCGCATGTATTCCGGAAAGTGGAAGTCGTACGACGTTGCAAGCCCGACCGTGCCCACCGACGTTTCAAACACGGGCGTGCCGCTGTCGCCGGGCGCGTAGTAATCGCGGGCGTAGGCATCGCTGTACTGGGGCACGTGCATCATCCGCGAGGCGCCGACCAACGAGCCGTCGTGGTCTACGATGAACGAGGTGCAGTAGCCCGTATCGCCGGCCCGCTCAAAAACATTCGCTACAATGGCAACATCGTACTCCTCGGCTGCCTCCTGCATCGACTCGGTCGTGGGGCCGGGTACGGTCTCGGCTAGGTCGAGCACGTCCACGAGGTCTTCGCGGTCCACGGGATCGATCTGTGGAAGATAGGGCGTGAAGGACAACTCCGGGAAGATGACAAGGCGGGCGCCGGCCTCGGCCGCATCTTTAATGGCGCGCAGGCTCTGTTGCGACGTCTCCATTGAGCTTTCTGAAACGTACTGCTGTACCAGTGCAATGTCCATGGGGTATGTGTAGGTGGTGAGGTAAACGATGAAGGAATGCGCGTCGTTAGGGGGCCACGCGATGCGGAACGACAAACGCGTTGGGGAACGCCGACTGTGCGGTTTGGAGGGCGGCGCGTGCCCGCTGCTCCGTGATGAACGGCCCGAGGCGCACGCGATAAAAGGGAGGCTTCCACACAATCCGCACGGGCGGGTCATCGTAGGAGGCAAGGGCTTCGGGGCGCGGGCGCAGGGTGCGCCACCACGCAAAGGTAGCAGCCACCACAGAGTCGGCCCGCGCTTTGGCATCGACCTGATCGAGCTGCACCAGGTACACCCGCTCCACGGGGCGTCCCGGGCGTTCGGCCGGCGGCGCGGGGGCACCGGCCGACGGCGCCGTATTGCGCGGGGTTGCGCACCCGGCAAGAAGCAGGGCGAGCCCGCCGGCAACAAAAACACGAGACAGCGTCATGGATGAAGGCCTTCGTTAGGTGAAGCAGGTCGGCGCAGCACGATCCCATACGGGATGGCACACGCGTGTTCAATATAGGAACAGAGCGAACCCGAACGCAACGTTTGCTTAATCGCCGCTGCGCTGAACGGCAAGATGCACGGTAGCGGCGCGGCCCGCAAGGAAGCCGCCCTCGTCTAGCGGCCCGTCGATGGGTTCGCATTGCACCACCCGGTCGGCAGCAAAGGCCGCGCGCAGCTCGGCGGGCGGCACCATCCGATCGGGGCGGGTAGGCCCGACCCGGTCGAAGGATCCTTCAAGGTGTGCCGGCCGAAACCAAGCGCCCAGCATCCACCCGCCGGGGCGCACACTGTTGCGTAGCGCAGCGTACAGCGCCGGGCGCTCGTGCGGAAGCAATTGCACGAAGGTGGCAAGGGCGACGTCCCAGCGCCGCGGCGGCGACCACGTGCGCAGGTCGGCGTGTATCGTTTCGAGCGCGGTATCAGCTGCCGCGGCAGCCGCGGCGGCACGATCGAGCGCGGCCCGCGAGAAATCGACCGCCGTGCAGGTGCATTCCTTCGCGTGGGCCAGGGCAACCAGCGAGCGCGCGTCGCCCGCGCCAAGGCCCACGACGGCGCTGCCGGGCGCGATGCGGTGGGCCTGCTGCCGCACGATAGCCGCGGGCTGCGTGCCAAACGGTGCGGCCTGCGCACGATACCGTGCATCCCAGAAATCGGGTGTACTGCTTGGGCGGTCAGGCATGGGGCGCGGCATCGGTCGGGGACGCATCACGGTCGGCCAGGGCCTCCGCGCGGCCAATCAGGTCCTCGATGGCCGTGAGGCCCCGCTGCCAGAAGTCGACAGCGGTAAGGTCGACGCCCAGCGGCGCCATCAGCCGGTGGGGCCAGTCGGAGCCGCCGGCCCGCAGCACGTCCAGGTACCGGTCGGCAAAGGCATCGCCGGCGTGCCGGTAGCGTTCGTACAGCGCCAGCACGAGCAGCTCGCCAAACGCGTAGGCGTACACGTAGCCGGGGGTGTGAATGAAGTGCGGGATGTAGCTCCACCAGTGCCGGTAATCATCCGTTAGGGTTACGGCGCCGTCAAACATGGCCGTTTGCGTTTCCAGCCAGGCCGCATCGAGCGCGTCGGTCGACAGCTCGCCCTCGGTGCGCCGCGCGGTGTGTATGCGGGCCTCGAAGCGGTTCATGGCCACTTGCCGGAAGACCGTGGCCAGCGTGTCGTCGATCTTGCTCACGAGCAGGGCCAGCCGGTTGCCGGGATCTTCTTCCTGGGCCAGCAGGCGCTGAAAGACGAGCATTTCGCCAAACACGGAGGCCGTTTCGGCGGTGGTGAGCGGCGTGCCGTGGTGAAAGATCGTTTGCTCGCGCGAGAGGAATTGATGCACGCCGTGCCCCAGCTCGTGCGCCAGCGTCTGTACGTCGCGCGGGCGGCCGGTATAGTTCATCAGCACGTACGGATGCGCACTCGGCACCGTGCCATGGCTAAAGGCCCCGCTCCGCTTCCCTTCGCCCACGGCGGCATCGATCCAGTCTTCGGCAAAGAAGCGGCGGGCCACATCGGCCATGTCGGGGTGAAAGTCGGCGTAGGCGCGCAGCACCACGTCTTGCGCATCGGACCAGTCGTAGCGCGTGTCGGCCGCGGCCACCGGGGCGTAGCGGTCGTAGTCGTAGAGCGTGTCGAGGTCGAGCAGGCGGCGCTTGAGGCGGTAGAATCGCCCCACGAGGTCGTAGCGCTCGGTAACCGCCGTAATGAGCGCATCGACCGTGGCATCGTCCACCTCGTTGGCTTCGTTGCGGCTTTGCATCCAGTGGTCGTATCCGCGCAACCGATCGGTGGCCGCTTTGTCTGCAAGCACCGTGTTAAAGACGAACGTAAAGGTGCGCAGCTCCTCGGTAAGGCCCTCGGTAAACGCCGCAGCAGCGCGGCGGCGCACGTCCCGATCGGCGGTGTAGAGCTTCGAGAGGATCTCCTGCTGCGTGAGCGTTTCCCCGTCCATCGAAAAGCGCAGCGCGCCAACGGTCTCATCGAAGAAGCGCGCCCAGGCGCTGCGGCCCGTCACCTGCATCTCCGACAGAATCTTTTCCTCGGGCTCGCTCAGGATGTGGGCCTTGTGGGCTTGCTCCAGCGCCAGGTAGTGCCGGTAGGGCGCCAGGGCGTCATGCTGCAGGCGCTCGTGGGCTACGGCCTCGTCAATCGCGGCCCACTCCACGTTCACAAACAGCAGTTGCTTGTGGATTTGGGTGTAGCGCTCGCGCGTCTTTTGGAGGAGCGCGCCGCGGGCGGGGTCGTTGGTGTCGGTCGACCAGTGCAGGTAGGCATAGGCGTACGCACGGCCGATGCGATCTTGCAGGTCGGCCACCGTCGCCAGCGCTTCGGCGAGGGCGGGCGCATCGAGGGCGGCGATTTGTCCGTGGTAGCGCTCGGCAAACGCCGCCGCCTCTTCGGCCAGCGTGGCCAGCGTATCGTCGAGCGTATCCGGCGAAGCGTGCAGGTCGGAGAGGTCCCAGCGAACGTGCTCGGCCCCCGTGGCGGTCTGTTCCATAGGGCAAAAGGAAAAGATGAAAGGGTGCGTCGTGCTGCTGAACCCCGCCGGCCTGCTTTTGTTGTCGCGGCGCCCGCGTGCTGTGAAGCGGCCCTGGCGCGTACTACGAGTGCGCTACGAGAGGACGCGGTAGTTGCGCACGCTCCACAGCACCTGCTGCACCACCACGCGCACGGTAGTGGCCAGCGGAATGGCAACGAGCATGCCCACGATGCCGGCGAGCTGCGCCCCGATGAGCACGACAAACAAAATGACCAGCGGGTGCGCCTGCGCGGCCCGCGAGAAGATGATGGGCTGCAGCAGCACGTTGTCCGCCAGTTGCGTAAGCAGCATGGCCACGGCCACGCCCGGCACCAACGCAAAGTTGCCGGTTTGGGCAATGCCCACAATGGTGCCGCCCACAAAGCCCATGAACGGCCCAAAGTACGGGATGGTGTTGGCCAATCCCGTAAAGATGCCAATGGCCACCGGGTTTTGCAGACCAATGATAGCGAGGAACGAAGATGCCAGGATGGCGATGAGCGTGGCTTGCAGGAACAGCGCGCGGAAGTAGCGCCCAATGTTCTCCTCCACCTTGTCCAAAATCGCCAGGGTGATCTCAAAGTAACGATTCGGAATCATGCCCAGCATGTACTGCCGGATTTGTGCGCCGTCCTTCAGCAAAAAGAAGGTGATGAAGGGAATGATGATAGCGGCGTACACAATGTTGGTGAGGAGCGCCACCACCGAACTCACCGTCTGCGCCACCTGATTGCCCTCGATGAGGTCGCCCTGCACGAGGTTGGAAAGCGCCTGGCGCACATTGCGCACCACCACCCCATCCTCCAGGTGGATTGGCGAGACACGCTGGAGCCAGTTCTCGGTGTATGCCGCGGCATTGGCAATGGCATCGATGGAGATGAGCTGCGACAGCTCGCGGACCTGTCCGGCCACAAATGGAATGAGTGAGTTGGCCAGGATGGCGATGACACCGCCAATGGCAACAAACGACAGCAAGATGGCCGGTGTGCGGCGGAGGCCCAGCGCTTGAATCCGGTCGACCACCGGGCGCAGCAAGTAAGCAATGATGCCGCCTACCACCAAATAGGTTACGAGGGCGGCAAAATACCAGAGGAGCCAGCCCGCGGCCGCCAGCACACCGATCGCCAGCGCCCAGCGAAGCACACGCTCAATGGTGAATCCGTCCCCCGACCCCTTCGGCGCGCGCGGATGTTGTGGGGCAGGCTGCTGCCCACGCGGCGATACGGCGCGGTGCTGCGGCGGCGGTACGGTACGAGGCAGCGGTTCATCGGGCATGGCACCAGCGAATGCAAGAGATGAGCGCGGATAAGAACAGCCGTCCCAGCGGCTACCGAAAGTAACAGGAGCGCACAACCAAAATGCAACCGGCGGGCCGCATGATCCAAACGATCACAGCGGATCTTCGCTCGGGCGTTTGGGCTGTGGGCTGCGTAGCGGACGGGCGGTGCATCAAAAAACGCCCCGATCAGCCGTTACGGCCGGTCGGGGCGTAGCGTGC comes from Salisaeta longa DSM 21114 and encodes:
- a CDS encoding class I SAM-dependent methyltransferase, with amino-acid sequence MPDRPSSTPDFWDARYRAQAAPFGTQPAAIVRQQAHRIAPGSAVVGLGAGDARSLVALAHAKECTCTAVDFSRAALDRAAAAAAAADTALETIHADLRTWSPPRRWDVALATFVQLLPHERPALYAALRNSVRPGGWMLGAWFRPAHLEGSFDRVGPTRPDRMVPPAELRAAFAADRVVQCEPIDGPLDEGGFLAGRAATVHLAVQRSGD
- a CDS encoding AI-2E family transporter, producing MPDEPLPRTVPPPQHRAVSPRGQQPAPQHPRAPKGSGDGFTIERVLRWALAIGVLAAAGWLLWYFAALVTYLVVGGIIAYLLRPVVDRIQALGLRRTPAILLSFVAIGGVIAILANSLIPFVAGQVRELSQLISIDAIANAAAYTENWLQRVSPIHLEDGVVVRNVRQALSNLVQGDLIEGNQVAQTVSSVVALLTNIVYAAIIIPFITFFLLKDGAQIRQYMLGMIPNRYFEITLAILDKVEENIGRYFRALFLQATLIAILASSFLAIIGLQNPVAIGIFTGLANTIPYFGPFMGFVGGTIVGIAQTGNFALVPGVAVAMLLTQLADNVLLQPIIFSRAAQAHPLVILFVVLIGAQLAGIVGMLVAIPLATTVRVVVQQVLWSVRNYRVLS
- a CDS encoding SPOR domain-containing protein, whose amino-acid sequence is MTLSRVFVAGGLALLLAGCATPRNTAPSAGAPAPPAERPGRPVERVYLVQLDQVDAKARADSVVAATFAWWRTLRPRPEALASYDDPPVRIVWKPPFYRVRLGPFITEQRARAALQTAQSAFPNAFVVPHRVAP
- a CDS encoding M3 family oligoendopeptidase gives rise to the protein MEQTATGAEHVRWDLSDLHASPDTLDDTLATLAEEAAAFAERYHGQIAALDAPALAEALATVADLQDRIGRAYAYAYLHWSTDTNDPARGALLQKTRERYTQIHKQLLFVNVEWAAIDEAVAHERLQHDALAPYRHYLALEQAHKAHILSEPEEKILSEMQVTGRSAWARFFDETVGALRFSMDGETLTQQEILSKLYTADRDVRRRAAAAFTEGLTEELRTFTFVFNTVLADKAATDRLRGYDHWMQSRNEANEVDDATVDALITAVTERYDLVGRFYRLKRRLLDLDTLYDYDRYAPVAAADTRYDWSDAQDVVLRAYADFHPDMADVARRFFAEDWIDAAVGEGKRSGAFSHGTVPSAHPYVLMNYTGRPRDVQTLAHELGHGVHQFLSREQTIFHHGTPLTTAETASVFGEMLVFQRLLAQEEDPGNRLALLVSKIDDTLATVFRQVAMNRFEARIHTARRTEGELSTDALDAAWLETQTAMFDGAVTLTDDYRHWWSYIPHFIHTPGYVYAYAFGELLVLALYERYRHAGDAFADRYLDVLRAGGSDWPHRLMAPLGVDLTAVDFWQRGLTAIEDLIGRAEALADRDASPTDAAPHA
- a CDS encoding carbon-nitrogen hydrolase family protein, whose product is MDIALVQQYVSESSMETSQQSLRAIKDAAEAGARLVIFPELSFTPYLPQIDPVDREDLVDVLDLAETVPGPTTESMQEAAEEYDVAIVANVFERAGDTGYCTSFIVDHDGSLVGASRMMHVPQYSDAYARDYYAPGDSGTPVFETSVGTVGLATSYDFHFPEYMRGLAEHGAEIVAVPQSRAGKRWARGVPAAEVKTAAFQQGYFVAGANRLGREDRLFFDGGSVVADPLGRVVAKAPQGEAIILMASLDKELLQDAPAKRFFLPDRKTEAYEQGAVRSTASVDVSV